From a single Pseudophryne corroboree isolate aPseCor3 chromosome 6, aPseCor3.hap2, whole genome shotgun sequence genomic region:
- the LOC134936154 gene encoding zinc finger protein 300-like, translated as MKHKREKTLQCSECDLRFAAKIHLLIHQRIHTGEKPYLCSECDKTFTRKSQLVIHQRNHTGEHPFKCSECSKSFSRKFTLISHQMIHTGEKPFKCSECSKCFNRKDQLIIHQMSHTGEKPFKCTECSKCYTKKKPLVIHLTKHTGEKPYKCSECSKCFSQKSHLDSHHRCHTGERPFKCTECNKCYTEKQQLVSHQRTHTGEKPFICPECRKCFSQKSQLDRHQMIHTGEKPFICSECSKCFSQKAQLVSHQRSHTGERPYKCSECSKCFSERSNLVRHQRGHTGEKPFKCFVCRKYYTNRSNLVRHQLIHRKKKH; from the coding sequence ATGAAGCACAAAAGAGAGAAAACACTTCAGTGCTCAGAGTGTGACTTACGCTTTGCAGCTAAAATACATCTTCTCATACATCAGAGGATTcatacaggagagaaaccatatctgtgctcagagtgtgaCAAAACCTTCACACGTAAATCACAGCTTGTCATCCATCAGAGGAATCACACAGGAGAGCACccatttaaatgttctgagtgTAGCAAGAGTTTTTCCCGGAAATTTACTCTTATTAGTCACCagatgattcacacaggagagaaaccatttaaatgctctgaatgcagcaagtgcttCAACAGAAAGGATCAACTTATTATACATCagatgagtcacacaggagagaaaccatttaaatgcactgaatgcagcaagtgttataCCAAAAAGAAACCACTTGTTATACATCTGACGaaacacacaggagagaaaccttataaatgttctgaatgcagcaaatgtttttcccagaagtcacatCTTGATAGTCATCATAGgtgtcacacaggagagagaccatttaAATGCACTGAATGCAACAAGTGTTATACCGAGAAGCAACAACTTGTTAGTCATCAGAGGacacacacaggagagaaaccatttatatgccctgaatgcagaaagtgtttttcccagaagtcacagCTTGACAGACATCagatgattcacacaggagagaaaccatttatatgctctgaatgcagcaagtgtttttcccagaaggcacagcttgttagtcatcagagaagtcacacaggagaaagACCATATAAATGTtcagaatgcagcaagtgtttttcagagaggtcaaatcttgttagacatcaaaggggtcacacaggagagaagccttttaaatgttttgtgtgtaGAAAGTATTATACCAATCGCTCAAATTTAGTTAGACATCAGTTGATACACAGGAAAAAGAAGCATTAA